In one Haloplanus salinus genomic region, the following are encoded:
- a CDS encoding BtpA/SgcQ family protein produces the protein MDTEAVFGAERPVVGMVHLPALPGAPGYDDAGGREAVHAAARRDTRRLDAGGVDALMIENFGDAPFYPDSVPRHVVAELTALVGTVRAATDRPVGVNVLRNDGPGAVAVAAATGAAFVRVNVHVGARVADQGLVEGRAHETMRLRDRLDADVCVLADVDVKHSTPLGSGGSAVDRLGEATERGLADGVIVTGAGTGQAADLGTVRQAAAVRDDAGLDTPVFVGSGVTAETVGETLAVADGVVVGSALKMAGDASNPVSVERVERLVAAADGVR, from the coding sequence GTGGACACCGAAGCCGTCTTCGGCGCCGAGCGACCGGTCGTCGGGATGGTGCATCTGCCGGCACTCCCCGGCGCCCCGGGCTACGACGACGCGGGGGGGCGTGAAGCGGTCCACGCGGCCGCGCGCCGGGACACCCGGCGTCTGGACGCGGGCGGCGTCGACGCCCTGATGATCGAGAACTTCGGCGACGCACCGTTCTACCCCGACTCGGTCCCGCGACACGTCGTCGCGGAGTTGACGGCGCTCGTGGGGACGGTCCGAGCGGCGACCGATCGGCCGGTCGGCGTGAACGTCCTCCGCAACGACGGCCCGGGCGCGGTGGCCGTGGCGGCCGCGACGGGCGCCGCCTTCGTCCGCGTCAACGTCCACGTCGGTGCGCGGGTCGCCGATCAAGGACTGGTGGAGGGACGGGCCCACGAGACGATGCGCCTGCGGGACCGCCTCGACGCCGACGTGTGCGTGCTCGCGGACGTGGACGTGAAACACTCGACACCGCTCGGGAGCGGGGGATCGGCGGTCGACCGCCTCGGCGAGGCGACCGAGCGCGGGCTCGCGGACGGCGTGATCGTGACCGGAGCGGGGACGGGGCAGGCGGCGGACCTCGGGACCGTCCGGCAGGCAGCGGCGGTCCGCGACGACGCGGGCCTCGACACGCCCGTGTTCGTGGGAAGTGGCGTGACGGCGGAGACGGTCGGGGAGACGCTCGCCGTCGCCGACGGCGTCGTCGTCGGCAGCGCGCTCAAGATGGCGGGCGACGCGTCCAACCCGGTATCGGTCGAACGCGTCGAACGGCTGGTCGCGGCCGCGGACGGGGTGCGGTGA
- a CDS encoding N-acyl homoserine lactonase family protein, protein MSPTVTPHCCGSFVVDAGLLVAGAEGVVEAPSIVSLIEGDDTILVDTGFGPVDRMAELHPSYECHREPGQDVDAILCEEGYAPGDVDAVVLSHLDWDHCYALGPFDAAGVDVYVQREELAYAVAPYPMHADRYEAKSLGREPPWLPVDLTPLRGETELCPGVTAFPTPGHTVGHQSVAVEESDGTTVVAVDAVQTFENVPDDGTPVPGLPMDDLAWWESAAEVLDRADRLLPGHEWDVLDAEPAGLV, encoded by the coding sequence GTGTCACCCACCGTCACTCCGCACTGCTGTGGCTCCTTCGTCGTCGACGCGGGCCTCCTCGTCGCCGGCGCCGAGGGCGTCGTGGAGGCGCCCTCGATCGTCTCCCTGATCGAGGGCGACGACACCATCCTCGTCGACACGGGGTTCGGTCCCGTCGACCGGATGGCCGAGTTGCATCCGAGCTACGAGTGTCACCGCGAGCCGGGACAGGACGTCGACGCGATCCTCTGCGAGGAGGGGTACGCGCCCGGCGATGTCGACGCCGTCGTCCTCAGTCACTTAGACTGGGATCACTGTTACGCCCTCGGCCCCTTCGACGCCGCCGGCGTCGACGTGTACGTCCAGCGGGAGGAACTCGCGTACGCCGTCGCGCCGTATCCGATGCACGCGGACCGCTACGAGGCCAAATCGCTGGGGCGGGAGCCGCCGTGGCTGCCGGTCGACCTGACGCCGCTGCGAGGGGAGACGGAGCTCTGCCCGGGCGTCACCGCGTTCCCGACGCCCGGACACACGGTCGGCCACCAGTCGGTGGCGGTCGAGGAGAGCGACGGGACGACGGTCGTCGCCGTCGACGCGGTCCAGACGTTCGAGAACGTGCCCGACGACGGCACCCCGGTACCGGGGTTGCCGATGGACGACCTCGCGTGGTGGGAGAGCGCGGCCGAGGTGCTCGACCGCGCGGACCGCCTCCTGCCGGGCCACGAGTGGGACGTTCTGGACGCGGAGCCGGCGGGGTTGGTGTAG
- a CDS encoding PAS domain-containing sensor histidine kinase, whose product MDEHDTPEGGEATRYRHLVRHIRDAVVEFELVDGEPIVREVNEAFVDDFGYERAALRDEPLNRLIVPEWKRDEARELDERTATGEVNYRRVTRETASGLREFLYRGVPYEDGTVRTDGFAVYTDLTDITQHQRRLRVLNRVLRHNLRNEANVVIGNAARLAGQLDDADDEAGESAAAIREAASRLERLTREAGDIVRVLSRANPAASDESVDCVRLARSVVRSHAQSSPTADIELEGPDAMWVSANERLELALDSLVDNAIEHNPAETPRVGVVVAADDADGWVRLRVKDDGPIIPEAERAVVTGDAEITPIQHASGLGLWLVRLTADAFGGELLFSTSEWGGNAVDVRLPEA is encoded by the coding sequence ATGGACGAACACGACACCCCGGAGGGCGGCGAAGCGACGCGGTACCGCCACCTCGTCAGGCACATTCGGGACGCGGTCGTCGAGTTCGAACTGGTCGACGGGGAACCGATCGTGAGAGAAGTCAACGAGGCGTTCGTCGACGACTTCGGCTACGAGCGGGCGGCGCTGCGGGACGAACCGCTCAACCGGTTGATCGTCCCCGAGTGGAAGCGGGACGAGGCGAGGGAACTCGACGAGCGAACCGCGACCGGGGAAGTCAACTACCGCCGCGTGACACGCGAGACGGCCAGCGGTCTCCGCGAGTTCCTCTACCGGGGCGTCCCGTACGAGGACGGCACGGTGCGCACCGACGGCTTCGCCGTCTACACGGACCTGACCGACATAACCCAGCACCAGCGGCGACTGCGGGTGTTGAACCGCGTCCTTCGGCACAACCTCCGGAACGAGGCGAACGTGGTGATCGGAAACGCGGCCAGATTAGCCGGCCAGTTGGACGACGCCGACGACGAGGCGGGGGAGAGCGCCGCAGCGATTCGGGAGGCCGCGAGCCGACTCGAGCGGTTGACGCGGGAGGCGGGCGACATCGTCCGGGTGTTGTCGAGGGCGAATCCGGCGGCGAGCGACGAAAGCGTCGACTGCGTGCGTCTCGCGCGGTCCGTCGTCCGATCCCACGCGCAGTCGTCGCCGACGGCCGACATCGAACTGGAAGGGCCGGACGCGATGTGGGTCAGCGCGAACGAACGGCTCGAACTCGCGCTCGACAGTCTGGTCGACAACGCCATCGAGCACAATCCGGCGGAGACGCCACGGGTAGGGGTGGTGGTCGCTGCCGACGACGCCGACGGGTGGGTTCGCCTCCGGGTCAAGGACGATGGACCGATCATTCCCGAGGCGGAGCGAGCGGTCGTGACCGGGGACGCGGAAATCACGCCGATCCAGCACGCGAGCGGGCTCGGTCTGTGGCTGGTCAGGTTGACGGCGGACGCGTTCGGCGGCGAACTGTTGTTCTCGACGAGCGAGTGGGGTGGCAACGCGGTCGACGTGCGCCTCCCCGAGGCGTGA
- the secY gene encoding preprotein translocase subunit SecY, whose amino-acid sequence MGWKETAEPVLTRMPSVTRPEGHVPFRRKLGWTAGVLVLYFFLTNVQLFGLDAGTQSDLFGRFRSILAGSQGSILQLGIGPIVTASIVLQLLGGADLLGLDTDDPRDQVLYQGLQKLLVVVMICLTGLPMVFAGNFLPADPAVGQSLGIGLGGVQTLLFVQIAVGGILILFMDEIVSKWGVGSGVGLFIIAGVSQQLVGGLFAWEGLGGTPGFFPTWFAILTGAQEIASPLTAQGLQALLLGQGQLLALVTTVLIFAIVVYAESVRVEIPLSHARVKGARGRFPVKLIYASVLPMILVRALQANIQFAGRILNSTWSAMPAWLGQYSNGQPTAGLFYYLAPIQTRNDWMWWLAGTAAEPWQIVIRVGLDLFIMVIGGAIFAIFWVETTGMGPEATAQQIQNSGMQIPGFRRNPQVIEKVMERYIPQVTVIGGALVGLLAVGANMLGTIGQVSGTGLLLTVSITYKLYEEIAEEQLMEMHPVMRQMFGGE is encoded by the coding sequence ATGGGATGGAAGGAGACCGCCGAACCGGTGCTGACGCGGATGCCCTCAGTCACGCGGCCGGAGGGGCACGTCCCCTTCCGGCGGAAGCTCGGCTGGACCGCGGGCGTCCTCGTGTTGTATTTTTTCCTGACGAACGTCCAGCTGTTCGGGCTGGACGCGGGCACACAGAGCGACCTGTTCGGTCGCTTCCGGTCGATCCTGGCCGGGTCGCAGGGCTCGATCCTCCAGTTGGGGATCGGGCCAATCGTCACGGCGAGCATCGTCCTGCAGCTGCTCGGCGGGGCCGACCTGCTCGGTCTCGACACCGACGACCCCCGCGATCAGGTGCTGTATCAGGGCCTCCAGAAGCTGCTGGTGGTCGTGATGATCTGTCTGACGGGGCTGCCGATGGTCTTTGCGGGTAACTTCCTTCCGGCCGACCCCGCGGTCGGACAGTCCCTGGGGATCGGCCTCGGCGGCGTCCAGACCCTGCTGTTCGTCCAGATCGCCGTCGGCGGTATCCTCATCCTGTTCATGGACGAAATCGTCAGCAAGTGGGGCGTCGGCTCCGGCGTCGGGCTGTTCATCATCGCCGGCGTGAGTCAACAACTCGTCGGTGGGCTGTTCGCGTGGGAGGGGCTGGGCGGCACGCCCGGCTTCTTCCCGACGTGGTTCGCCATCCTGACCGGTGCCCAGGAGATCGCGTCGCCGCTGACCGCACAGGGGCTGCAGGCGCTTCTGCTGGGTCAGGGGCAGTTGCTCGCGCTCGTGACGACGGTGCTCATCTTCGCAATCGTCGTTTACGCCGAGAGCGTTCGCGTCGAGATCCCCCTCTCGCACGCCCGCGTCAAGGGCGCCCGCGGTCGGTTCCCGGTGAAGCTCATCTACGCCAGCGTCCTGCCAATGATCCTCGTGCGCGCCCTGCAGGCGAACATCCAGTTCGCCGGGCGCATCCTCAACAGCACGTGGAGTGCGATGCCCGCGTGGCTCGGGCAGTACAGCAACGGCCAGCCCACCGCCGGGCTGTTCTACTACTTGGCGCCCATCCAGACCCGCAACGACTGGATGTGGTGGCTCGCCGGCACCGCCGCCGAGCCGTGGCAGATCGTGATTCGGGTGGGCTTAGACCTGTTCATCATGGTCATCGGGGGTGCCATCTTCGCCATCTTCTGGGTGGAGACCACCGGGATGGGCCCGGAGGCGACCGCTCAGCAGATCCAGAACTCCGGGATGCAGATCCCCGGCTTCCGGCGTAACCCCCAGGTCATCGAGAAGGTCATGGAACGCTACATCCCGCAGGTGACCGTCATCGGCGGCGCGCTCGTCGGCTTGCTCGCCGTCGGCGCCAACATGCTCGGTACCATCGGACAGGTCTCCGGAACCGGCCTCCTGCTCACCGTCTCCATCACGTACAAACTGTACGAGGAGATCGCCGAAGAGCAGTTGATGGAGATGCATCCGGTGATGCGCCAGATGTTCGGCGGCGAGTAG
- a CDS encoding uL15m family ribosomal protein, translating to MTNKKKRQRGSRTHGGGTHKNRRGAGHRGGRGRAGRSKHEFHNYEPIGKHGFTRPESAQDDVVEVTVQELDENAVLYVAEGLAEEADDGYLIDARDVADDGYDADVVKVLGDGQVRNELSVVADAFTASAVEKIESAGGSADLSERGEAAAEEAAEADDAEESDEE from the coding sequence ATGACGAACAAGAAAAAGCGCCAGCGCGGCTCCCGGACGCACGGTGGCGGTACGCACAAGAACAGGCGCGGTGCCGGTCACCGAGGCGGCCGTGGCCGCGCGGGCCGGTCCAAACACGAGTTCCACAACTACGAACCGATCGGCAAACACGGCTTCACCCGCCCCGAGAGCGCGCAGGACGACGTCGTCGAGGTCACCGTACAGGAACTCGACGAGAACGCCGTTCTCTACGTCGCCGAGGGTCTGGCGGAGGAGGCCGACGACGGCTACCTGATCGACGCCCGCGACGTGGCCGACGACGGCTACGACGCCGACGTGGTGAAGGTGCTCGGAGACGGTCAGGTTCGAAACGAACTGTCGGTCGTCGCCGACGCGTTCACCGCGAGCGCGGTCGAAAAGATCGAATCGGCCGGCGGCAGCGCCGACCTCTCCGAGCGCGGTGAGGCGGCGGCCGAGGAGGCCGCGGAAGCCGACGACGCCGAGGAGTCGGACGAGGAGTAA
- the rpmD gene encoding 50S ribosomal protein L30, translating into MKALVQIRGEVNISGDVQDTLSMLNLHAVNQCTLVPETDTYRGMITKVNDYVAHGEPSADVVAALVRRRAEPLEGSADVGDEWVAEHTDYADVDELAAALVDEETTLREEGLSPSIRLHPPRGGHDGVKHPTVEGGQLGKHSTAEIDRLLEAMR; encoded by the coding sequence ATGAAGGCGCTCGTCCAGATCCGCGGCGAGGTGAACATCTCCGGCGACGTGCAGGATACGCTCTCCATGCTCAACCTGCACGCCGTCAACCAGTGTACGCTGGTGCCCGAGACGGACACCTACCGCGGCATGATCACGAAGGTGAACGACTACGTCGCCCACGGCGAACCGTCGGCGGACGTGGTCGCGGCGCTCGTCCGCCGGCGTGCCGAACCCCTCGAAGGGTCGGCCGACGTCGGCGACGAGTGGGTCGCCGAACACACCGACTACGCCGACGTGGACGAACTGGCGGCGGCGCTGGTCGACGAGGAGACGACGCTCCGCGAAGAGGGACTCTCCCCGTCGATCCGGCTCCACCCGCCGCGTGGCGGCCACGACGGCGTCAAACACCCGACGGTCGAGGGCGGGCAGCTCGGCAAGCACTCGACCGCGGAGATCGACCGACTGTTGGAGGCCATGCGATGA
- a CDS encoding 30S ribosomal protein S5, protein MSSNDYGDGWEPRTRLGRKVQDGDISSMKAALESGLPLKEAEIVDQLLPGLDDEVLDINMVQRMTDSGRRVKFRCVVAVGNRDGYLGYAEARDDQVGSAIQKAIDVAKLNIIEVDRGSGSWEDRAGGVNSLTRKATGKAGSVTVEIIPAPQGLGLAAAPTVRNILELAGVQDAWTKSTGNTRTTVNLAKATYNALQSASQSRTPRRARRKQAETEVNE, encoded by the coding sequence ATGAGCAGTAACGATTACGGCGACGGCTGGGAACCGCGCACGCGGCTCGGCCGCAAGGTACAGGACGGCGACATCTCGTCGATGAAGGCGGCCCTCGAATCCGGCCTCCCGCTGAAAGAGGCCGAAATCGTCGACCAGCTCCTCCCGGGGCTGGACGACGAGGTGCTGGACATCAACATGGTCCAGCGGATGACCGACTCCGGGCGCCGGGTGAAGTTCCGGTGTGTCGTCGCGGTGGGGAACCGCGACGGCTACCTCGGCTACGCCGAGGCCCGCGACGATCAGGTCGGCTCCGCCATCCAGAAGGCCATCGACGTGGCGAAACTGAACATCATCGAGGTCGACCGCGGGTCGGGGTCCTGGGAGGACCGCGCCGGCGGCGTCAACTCCCTGACCCGGAAGGCGACGGGGAAGGCCGGCTCGGTGACGGTCGAGATCATCCCCGCTCCACAGGGGTTGGGGCTGGCGGCCGCACCGACCGTGCGGAACATCCTCGAACTCGCGGGCGTCCAGGACGCTTGGACGAAGTCGACGGGCAACACCCGGACGACCGTCAACCTCGCGAAGGCGACGTACAACGCGCTCCAGAGCGCGTCGCAGTCGCGGACGCCGCGCCGGGCGCGCCGCAAACAGGCCGAAACCGAGGTGAACGAGTGA
- a CDS encoding 50S ribosomal protein L18, whose product MATGPRYKVPMRRRREDRTDYHQRLRLLKSGKPRLVARVSNRHVRAQLITPGPSGDETHAAASSEDLAEYGWDAPTGNLPSAYLTGYLAGIRALDAGLTEAVLDIGLNTATPGNKVFAVQEGAIDAGLEIPHSESVLADWSRNRGEHIADYAEQLDEPLYGGDFDATELPEHFDEVRERLMEDNEQ is encoded by the coding sequence ATGGCAACAGGCCCACGATACAAGGTCCCGATGCGGCGCCGCCGCGAGGACCGAACCGACTACCACCAGAGGTTGCGCCTGCTGAAATCCGGCAAGCCCCGCCTGGTCGCTCGCGTGAGCAACCGGCACGTCAGGGCGCAGCTGATCACCCCCGGTCCGAGCGGTGACGAGACGCACGCGGCCGCCTCCTCCGAGGACCTCGCGGAGTACGGCTGGGACGCCCCGACGGGCAACCTCCCCAGCGCGTACCTCACGGGGTATCTCGCGGGGATCCGCGCGCTCGACGCCGGCCTCACGGAGGCCGTCCTCGACATCGGTCTCAACACGGCGACGCCCGGAAACAAGGTGTTCGCAGTACAGGAAGGCGCAATCGACGCGGGACTCGAAATCCCGCACAGCGAGAGCGTCCTCGCGGACTGGTCGCGCAATCGCGGCGAGCACATCGCCGACTACGCCGAGCAGCTGGACGAACCGCTGTACGGCGGCGACTTCGACGCGACGGAGCTCCCCGAGCACTTCGACGAAGTGCGCGAACGACTGATGGAGGACAATGAGCAGTAA
- a CDS encoding 50S ribosomal protein L19e, with protein sequence MTDLSAQKRLAADVLDVGKDRVWFDPEAQSEIADAITREDIRDLVDEGTIQQKGSSNNSRGRARERADKQAYGHRTGAGSRRGTAGARENEKENWTSRIRAQRRRLRELRDDGPLDRTQYRELYNKAGGGEFDSVARLEAYIQNNYDVDVEVND encoded by the coding sequence ATGACGGATCTGAGCGCACAGAAACGGCTCGCGGCCGACGTGCTCGACGTGGGCAAAGACCGCGTGTGGTTCGACCCCGAGGCCCAGAGCGAAATCGCGGACGCGATCACCCGCGAGGACATCCGTGACCTCGTCGACGAGGGCACGATCCAGCAGAAAGGGTCCTCGAACAACTCGCGCGGTCGCGCCCGCGAACGGGCGGACAAGCAGGCCTACGGCCACCGCACCGGTGCCGGCTCCCGCCGCGGGACCGCCGGGGCACGCGAGAACGAGAAGGAGAACTGGACGAGTCGCATCCGCGCCCAGCGGCGTCGGCTGCGCGAGTTGCGCGACGACGGCCCGCTCGACCGAACGCAGTACCGCGAGCTCTACAACAAGGCTGGCGGCGGCGAGTTCGACAGCGTGGCACGACTCGAAGCGTACATCCAGAACAACTACGACGTAGACGTGGAGGTGAACGACTGA
- a CDS encoding 50S ribosomal protein L32e yields the protein MSADDDIQEIEDIGGVGPSKAEALREVGYESVEDLKAASQSELADIEGIGNALAARIKADVGGLEVSEETEAEVEEEEPAEVEETEEVETELRPRGHADKTPDLDDEAARALVQKRREGKPQFNRQDYHKKKRTPTSWRQPRGNLSKQRRGIKGKGATVEAGYRSPTAARGLHPSGFEEVRVHNTDDVEGVDPDTEAVRIASGVGARKRERIEDACEDREIRVLNPTYVEVEVEEEA from the coding sequence ATGAGCGCAGACGACGATATCCAAGAGATCGAAGACATCGGCGGCGTCGGGCCGTCGAAGGCGGAGGCGCTCCGCGAGGTCGGCTACGAGTCCGTCGAGGACCTCAAGGCCGCGAGCCAGTCCGAACTGGCCGACATCGAGGGCATCGGCAACGCGCTCGCCGCGCGTATCAAAGCCGACGTCGGTGGCCTCGAAGTCAGCGAGGAGACCGAAGCCGAAGTCGAAGAGGAGGAGCCGGCGGAAGTCGAGGAGACGGAGGAAGTGGAGACGGAGCTCCGTCCCCGCGGCCACGCCGACAAGACCCCGGACCTCGACGACGAGGCGGCTCGCGCGCTCGTCCAGAAGCGCCGGGAGGGCAAACCGCAGTTCAACCGGCAGGACTACCACAAGAAAAAGCGCACCCCGACTTCGTGGCGACAGCCGCGGGGGAACCTCTCGAAACAGCGCCGCGGGATCAAGGGCAAGGGCGCGACCGTCGAGGCGGGTTACCGCTCGCCGACGGCCGCGCGCGGCCTGCACCCCAGCGGCTTCGAGGAGGTCCGCGTCCACAACACGGACGACGTTGAGGGGGTCGACCCCGACACGGAGGCCGTCCGCATCGCGAGCGGCGTGGGCGCGCGCAAGCGCGAGCGCATCGAGGACGCCTGTGAGGACCGCGAGATTCGCGTCCTCAACCCGACGTACGTCGAAGTCGAAGTGGAGGAAGAAGCATGA
- a CDS encoding 50S ribosomal protein L6, with protein MNRTELEIPDDVSAEKDHLDLTVEGPNGSVTRRLWYPDVSVTVVDDHVVIESEADDANTRATLGTFESHVENMFYGVTEGWVYEMEIFYAHFPMQVTVEGDEVVIENFLGERAPRTVPVRGDTEVQVDGEEITLSGPDKEAVGQTAADIEQLTRVNDKDTRVFQDGVYITQKPRGGA; from the coding sequence ATGAACCGAACAGAACTCGAGATTCCGGACGACGTGTCCGCCGAGAAAGACCACCTCGATCTGACCGTCGAGGGGCCGAACGGAAGCGTCACGCGACGCCTCTGGTACCCCGACGTGTCGGTCACGGTGGTGGACGACCACGTGGTGATCGAGAGCGAAGCCGACGACGCTAACACGCGCGCGACGCTCGGCACCTTCGAGAGCCACGTCGAGAACATGTTCTACGGCGTGACCGAGGGCTGGGTGTACGAGATGGAGATCTTCTACGCTCACTTCCCGATGCAGGTCACCGTCGAGGGCGACGAAGTCGTCATCGAGAACTTCCTCGGCGAACGCGCGCCGCGGACGGTTCCGGTCCGCGGCGACACGGAGGTACAGGTCGACGGCGAGGAGATCACCCTCTCCGGCCCCGACAAGGAGGCGGTCGGCCAGACCGCCGCCGACATCGAACAGTTGACCCGCGTCAACGACAAGGACACCCGCGTCTTCCAGGACGGCGTCTACATCACCCAGAAACCGCGAGGTGGGGCGTAG
- a CDS encoding 30S ribosomal protein S8: MAGNDPLSNALSGLDNAESVGHLSHTVQPASNVIGSVLEVFYDRGYIDGFEFVDDGKSGRFEIELKGAINQCGVVKPRYSAGADEFEKWEKRYLPARDYGALVVTTSHGVMSHYEAREQGIGGQVIAYVY, translated from the coding sequence ATGGCAGGGAACGACCCCCTCTCGAACGCGCTCTCGGGGCTCGACAACGCCGAGAGCGTGGGACATCTGTCCCACACGGTACAGCCCGCCTCGAACGTGATCGGCTCGGTACTCGAGGTCTTCTACGACCGCGGGTACATCGACGGATTCGAGTTCGTCGACGACGGCAAGTCCGGTCGCTTCGAGATCGAACTGAAAGGTGCGATCAACCAGTGTGGCGTCGTCAAGCCCCGCTACTCCGCGGGCGCCGACGAGTTCGAAAAGTGGGAGAAGCGGTATCTCCCCGCCCGCGACTACGGGGCACTCGTCGTCACGACCAGTCACGGCGTCATGAGCCACTACGAGGCCCGCGAACAGGGCATCGGTGGCCAGGTGATCGCGTACGTCTACTAA
- a CDS encoding 30S ribosomal protein S14, with protein sequence MSESESQDERDVTGEHASPRTDDRHQCRRCGRKQGLVGKYDIFLCRQCFREVARDMGFKKYR encoded by the coding sequence ATGAGCGAAAGTGAATCACAGGACGAACGCGACGTGACCGGTGAGCACGCCTCGCCGCGGACCGACGACCGCCACCAGTGTCGTCGGTGTGGCCGCAAGCAGGGGCTCGTCGGCAAGTACGACATCTTCCTGTGTCGACAGTGCTTCCGAGAGGTCGCGCGCGACATGGGGTTCAAGAAGTACCGATAA